The Lampris incognitus isolate fLamInc1 chromosome 17, fLamInc1.hap2, whole genome shotgun sequence genome contains a region encoding:
- the csdc2a gene encoding cold shock domain-containing protein C2a — protein MADSNPSSPADSPLPLPSPRIPLQLSFPFLREGSRVWERERKPPQPGELPSPLPTKRTRTYSATVRATSGPVFKGMCKNFSRSQGHGFIRPSHGGEDIFVHISDIEGEYVPMEGDEVTYKVCPIPPKNQKIQAIEVVITHLNPGTKHETWSGQIISS, from the exons ATGGCGGACTCCAACCCCTCCTCGCCGGCAGACTCCCCactgcccctcccctcccctcgcaTCCCCCTGCAGCTCTCCTTCCCCTTCCTGAGGGAGGGAAGCcgcgtgtgggagagagagaggaagccacCCCAGCCTGGCGAGCTGCCCAGCCCCCTGCCCACCAAACGCACCCGCACCTACTCGGC CACGGTGCGGGCAACATCCGGCCCTGTGTTTAAAGGAATGTGCAAGAACTTCTCCAGGTCTCAGGGTCATGGGTTCATTCGCCCGTCTCACGGGGGAGAAGACATCTTTGTTCACATCTCCGA CATCGAGGGAGAGTACGTCCCCATGGAAGGAGACGAGGTCACCTACAAGGTGTGCCCCATCCCACCCAAGAACCAGAAGATCCAGGCCATCGAGGTTGTGATCACCCATCTGAACCCGGGCACCAAACACGAGACCTGGTCCGGTCAGATCATCAGCTCCTAG